A region from the Fusarium musae strain F31 chromosome 1, whole genome shotgun sequence genome encodes:
- a CDS encoding hypothetical protein (EggNog:ENOG41): protein MPLILDNPMPVELNDVDDLFGDNVGLSLPARAQSKQLQQRMDDIRIRGCCQTVAWSRTGSIANITPDGQNLELRFLRRSPDDGSWDLSEPTTCPFVKGLPTIPIVHLVWAGTSSPDLAVIDAVGRVSIVSFSISLNHPFPQRKWDADPTDDVHTVVGAYWLNVSPPNQQASYNVMYGPATKHGNGYTYESTFVHAGGPTHPSPAKSALLTITTHGVIRMFWSQNTNRLEETTMELESISASDELITHASFASEKKHLLLAVATTSKQLKLIRIEIQWGQASQADKATSRPAGNLSPSLVERHLATTNWLQGGPGDSSLDISMIELSHLEVIPSLVDNTGKNTTLPLIVTARSRTPTESSCQGSQSVIDRWEAIEQKQNLPSAYEQLGGRRNSISSELPAVTQLQKVAPVTTNKVVVAFQTTSFGKILVLAFADGTVEYRDRLTFEELYTTQELNEVQNLRQIGWTFADEGPCQQVAFSPTFCSMVQMGEDGKIKWNKLHYPGGDIGNSMHDGMLSNEMVAQYCGSIAALTVTAAPSMFYQNNYDDLLAIVRPYTTKKRFVQDLVTELIRILKIQIDYSEEIHHDSLVRNGSLQYCLSIMNALGFRGDFHPRSFQGKFSMLFLNVRNVVVLITIASNTPVTVREKLSPLDDPEVIETLVGCAKWALDLIAWLMDCLFELMNDNHFQELLTRERFHELAPYLHEKNNVAFHFLMSSSSRGFLSAICRRLAHLEAISGRAIEFYRKQSAVVEGVAGGRAAPQLQQAYQAMQQVTSSALVKVSEVETLLTGLSNEIRQAYQIFLPSLAKSQNNQSQGKQLDMTMKAARVQMELSILLSAAPPAPFLQIIKKFFNTDLPAFRNTVVPGRLFFANYDLLEVEDDEHSLAAKKARGMVYVDVFKRMQIRPSPNKQWRRCSRCTAVMEDVFGSRSGFTFVLGQQRKCSCGGQWTLLPKGHVA, encoded by the exons TGCCCGCGAGGGCGCAGAGTAAACAGCTTCAACAAAGAATGGACGATATAAGGATTCGAGGATGCTGCCA AACTGTAGCGTGGTCAAGAACAGGATCGATCGCCAACATCACACCTGATGGTCAGAATCTTGAACTTCGCTTTCTGCGACGCTCCCCAGATGATGGCTCCTGGGACCTCAGTGAACCCACCACGTGCCCTTTTGTCAAAGGGCTCCCCACCATTCCCATCGTTCATTTGGTATGGGCTGGTACTAGTAGCCCAGATCTAGCGGTGATAGATGCTGTTGGTCGCGTCTCTATCGTCAGTTTCTCTATCTCATTAAATCACCCGTTCCCTCAACGGAAATGGGACGCTGACCCCACTGACGATGTGCACACTGTCGTCGGTGCTTACTGGCTTAATGTTTCTCCTCCAAATCAGCAG GCATCATATAACGTCATGTATGGGCCAGCTACGAAACATGGCAATGGGTATACATATGAAAGCACATTCGTTCATGCTGGAGGACCAACCCATCCCAGCCCTGCCAAGAGTGCTCTGCTTACTATCACAACGCATGGTGTCATCAGGATGTTCTGGTCGCAGAATACCAATCGACTTGAGGAGACCACCATGGAACTTGAAAGTATAAGCGCTTCTGATGAACTCATTACACATGCATCGTTCGCATCCGAAAAGA AACATCTCCTTCTTGCGGTTGCTACAACCTCAAAGCAGCTAAAACTAATTAGAATCGAGATTCAATGGGGCCAGGCGTCACAAGCGGACAAGGCGACTAGCCGGCCCGCAGGGAACCTGAGCCCTTCCCTGGTTGAGAGACATCTGGCCACAACAAACTGGCTTCAAGGTGGCCCTGGTGATTCGAGCCTCGACATATCCATGATCGAGCTCTCTCACTTGGAGGTTATTCCTTCTTTGGTTGATAACACGGGCAAGAACACCACACTACCTTTAATTGTCACTGCACGATCACGCACTCCTACTGAGAGCTCGTGTCAGGGGAGCCAGAGTGTTATTGATCGATGGGAAGCTATCGAGCAAAAGCAGAATTTGCCATCGGCCTATGAGCAGCTTGGAGGTCGACGAAACAGCATCTCTTCAGAGCTACCCGCGGTGACACAGCTGCAGAAGGTCGCTCCCGTCACTACCAATAAGGTTGTGGTTGCGTTCCAAACCACTAGTTTTGGCAAAATCCTAGTACTGGCTTTCGCAGATGGCACTGTTGAATACCGTGACCGACTGACGTTTGAGGAACTATACACAACTCAGGAGTTGAATGAGGTGCAGAACCTTCGACAAATAGGCTGGACTTTCGCAGATGAAGGGCCAT GCCAGCAAGTTGCATTCTCTCCTACTTTTTGCTCTATGGTGCAAATGGGCGAAGATGGAAAGATCAAGTGGAACAAATTACATTACCCTGGGGGCGATATTGGAAATTCTATGCACGATGGTATGTTGAGCAATGAGATGGTTG CTCAATACTGTGGCAGCATTGCGGCTTTGACCGTGACCGCTGCACCGTCAATGTTCTACCAGAACAATTACGATGATTTGCTTGCTATTGTACGACCATATACTACCAAGAAGA GATTTGTCCAGGATTTGGTGACCGAGCTTATCAGAATTCTGAAGATCCAGATCGATTACTCTGAAGAGATCCATCATGACTCACTTGTCAGAAATGGATCTCTGCAGTACTGCCTCAGTATAATGAACGCACTCGGATTCCGCGGAGATTTTCACCCACGATCTTTCCAGGGCAAATTCTCGATGCTATTTCTGAACGTGCGGAACGTAGTCGTCCTCATCACAATTGCTAGTAATACACCAGTTACTGTCAGGGAAAAGCTGAGCCCCCTTGACGATCCTG AAGTCATTGAGACACTTGTCGGCTGTGCAAAGTGGGCGCTGGATCTGATCGCTTGGCTCATGGATTGTCTTTTCGAGCTTATGAATGACAATCATTTCCAAGAGCTCTTGACTCGCGAACGTTTCCATGAACTTGCTCCTTATCTTCACGAGAAGAACAATGTCGCTTTCCatttcttgatgagctcctctAGTCGAGGGTTTCTCTCGGCCATTTGCCGCAGACTGGCGCACCTTGAGGCCATAAGCGGCAGGGCTATCGAGTTCTATCGGAAACAATcggctgttgttgagggtgTGGCCGGCGGTCGAGCAGCCCCTCAGCTACAACAGGCATACCAGGCAATGCAACAAGTTACCTCTTCAGCTCTCGTCAAAGTGTCTGAGGTCGAGACTCTTCTCACGGGTCTGAGTAATGAGATCCGACAAGCCTATCAGATCTTCCTTCCATCCCTCGCTAAAAGCCAGAATAACCAGTCGCAAGGGAAACAGCTGGATATGACGATGAAGGCAGCCCGCGTTCAGATGGAGCTCTCCATTCTCCTTTCAGCTGCGCCCCCTGCTCCGTTTctccagatcatcaagaagttcttcaacaCGGACTTGCCCGCGTTTCGCAACACTGTAGTTCCAGGTCGGTTGTTCTTTGCAAATTACGATCTTCTCGAagtcgaggatgacgaaCATAGCTTGGCGGCGAAGAAGGCACGGGGCATGGTGTATGTGGATGTGTTCAAGCGCATGCAGATCAGACCCTCCCCGAATAAGCAGTGGAGACGGTGCTCAAGATGTACTGCGGTTATGGAGGATGTGTTTGGGAGTCGTTCTGGGTTCACATTTGTTCTGGGTCAGCAACGTAAGTGCTCTTGTGGAGGGCAATGGACGTTGCTTCCCAAGGGACACGTTGCATGA